One Sodalis praecaptivus DNA segment encodes these proteins:
- the galM gene encoding galactose-1-epimerase — translation MLKEYESGQAPDGQPFRLVTLGNDQGFQVILMDWGATWLSCQVPLLAGGTREVLLGCPTPMDYLRQNAYLGATVGRYANRIRGATLSHDGKRFTLAANQGEHQLHGGPEGFHNRRWQQVEQDQTSVLYRLHSADGDQGYPGNLVADVRYTVTEDNALQIDYHATVDKPCPVNLTNHGYFHLDGANSDIRQQRLQIMANQYLPVDSEGIPCADPTDVDNTGMDFRQPKTIAADFLRDRDQQRMKGYDHGYLLYPGLSSAEEPAARLWSADGEVQMEVFTTAPALQLYTGNFLAGTPARQGGEYLNYSGVALESEFLPDSPHHPEWPQPACWLKPTEAYASQTRYRFLAL, via the coding sequence ATGCTGAAAGAGTATGAATCGGGCCAGGCGCCCGACGGCCAGCCGTTTCGGCTGGTCACCCTCGGCAACGACCAGGGGTTTCAGGTCATCCTGATGGACTGGGGCGCGACCTGGCTCTCCTGCCAGGTGCCGCTACTGGCGGGGGGGACGCGCGAAGTTCTGCTGGGTTGTCCCACCCCGATGGACTATTTGCGCCAAAACGCCTACCTCGGCGCCACCGTCGGCCGTTATGCCAACCGCATTCGCGGGGCCACATTGAGCCACGACGGTAAGCGTTTTACGCTGGCCGCCAATCAGGGCGAACATCAGTTGCACGGCGGGCCGGAGGGGTTCCATAACCGCCGCTGGCAGCAGGTGGAGCAGGATCAGACCTCGGTGCTGTACCGGCTGCATTCCGCCGACGGCGATCAGGGCTATCCGGGCAATCTGGTAGCGGACGTACGCTATACCGTCACCGAGGATAACGCGTTACAAATCGATTACCACGCTACGGTGGATAAGCCCTGCCCGGTCAATCTCACCAATCACGGTTATTTCCACCTTGACGGCGCCAACAGCGATATTCGCCAGCAGCGCCTGCAAATCATGGCCAACCAATATCTGCCGGTGGATAGTGAGGGCATTCCCTGCGCCGATCCGACCGATGTTGACAACACCGGCATGGATTTCCGCCAGCCAAAAACGATCGCCGCCGACTTCCTGCGCGATCGCGATCAGCAGCGCATGAAGGGTTACGACCACGGTTATCTGCTGTATCCGGGCCTGAGCAGCGCCGAGGAACCCGCGGCCCGTCTTTGGTCGGCCGACGGCGAAGTCCAAATGGAGGTGTTTACCACAGCGCCGGCCCTTCAGCTCTATACCGGCAATTTTCTCGCCGGCACGCCGGCTCGCCAAGGCGGCGAATATCTCAACTACAGCGGCGTCGCGCTGGAAAGCGAATTTTTACCCGACAGTCCCCATCATCCAGAATGGCCGCAGCCCGCATGCTGGCTAAAGCCGACGGAAGCCTACGCTTCGCAAACCCGTTACCGGTTCCTGGCGCTGTAA
- the galK gene encoding galactokinase, whose protein sequence is MSLQNTTETVFRDAFGYDATLTVKAPGRVNLIGEHTDYNDGFVLPCAIDYETVISCARRDDRKIRVIAVDYDRQHDIFSLDEPILSHADQQWSNYVRGVVKHLQRRDGRFGGADLVISGNVPQGAGLSSSAALEVAVGKALQSLYHLSVDNVALALNGQEAENQFVGCNCGIMDQLISALGKDNHALLIDCRTLGTRAVPMPDNVAVVIVNSNVKRGLVDSEYNARREQCETGARFFAVEKLRDVALEQFEAVAHELDDTVAKRVRHVLSENARTLAAADALAAGDLRLMGRLMAESHASMRDDFEITVPAIDTLVTIIKGEIGEAGGVRMTGGGFGGCVVALVPADRVEGVRAAVAKHYQPQTGLQATFYVCHASEGAGVC, encoded by the coding sequence ATGAGTTTACAAAACACCACTGAAACCGTTTTTCGCGACGCCTTTGGCTATGATGCCACCCTGACGGTGAAAGCCCCCGGCCGGGTTAATCTCATCGGCGAGCATACCGATTATAACGACGGCTTCGTGCTCCCCTGCGCGATCGATTACGAGACGGTGATTAGCTGCGCCCGCCGTGACGATCGCAAAATTCGGGTTATTGCCGTGGACTATGACCGCCAGCACGATATTTTTTCTCTGGATGAGCCAATTTTATCCCATGCCGATCAGCAATGGTCCAATTATGTTCGCGGGGTGGTAAAACATTTACAGCGGCGGGATGGGCGTTTTGGCGGCGCCGACCTGGTGATAAGCGGCAATGTCCCCCAGGGCGCCGGCCTGAGTTCGTCGGCGGCGCTGGAGGTTGCCGTGGGCAAAGCGCTGCAATCGCTTTATCACCTATCGGTGGATAACGTGGCGCTGGCGCTTAACGGACAAGAAGCGGAAAATCAGTTCGTCGGCTGTAACTGCGGCATTATGGATCAGCTGATTTCTGCGCTGGGCAAAGACAACCACGCTTTGTTAATCGACTGCCGTACCCTGGGTACGCGCGCGGTGCCGATGCCGGACAATGTCGCGGTGGTGATCGTCAATTCCAACGTCAAACGCGGCCTGGTGGACAGTGAATACAACGCCCGCCGCGAGCAGTGTGAAACCGGCGCGCGCTTCTTCGCGGTGGAAAAACTGCGCGATGTCGCGCTGGAACAATTTGAGGCGGTGGCCCATGAACTCGATGACACGGTCGCCAAGCGGGTGCGCCACGTGTTAAGCGAAAATGCGCGCACGCTGGCCGCGGCCGATGCGCTGGCGGCAGGCGATCTTAGGCTGATGGGCCGTTTGATGGCTGAATCTCACGCCTCAATGCGCGACGATTTTGAAATTACCGTGCCGGCCATCGACACCCTGGTCACGATCATCAAAGGGGAGATTGGCGAGGCGGGCGGCGTACGTATGACCGGCGGCGGTTTCGGTGGTTGCGTCGTGGCGCTGGTGCCCGCCGACCGCGTAGAGGGCGTACGGGCGGCCGTGGCAAAACACTACCAGCCACAAACCGGTTTGCAAGCAACGTTTTATGTCTGTCACGCCAGTGAAGGAGCAGGGGTATGCTGA
- the galT gene encoding galactose-1-phosphate uridylyltransferase — protein sequence MQPFNPVDHPHRRYNPLTGQWILVSPHRAKRPWQGQQETPSAQTLPAHDPDCYLCPGNTRITGDRNPDYRTTHVFTNDFAALMPDTPDAPPSDDPLFRSQSARGTSRVICFSPDHSKTLPELSLPALEAVIATWREQSAELGNTYPWVQVFENKGAAMGCSNPHPHGQIWANSFLPNEAEREDRLQREYYRQQGSSLLLDYAARELADGARTVVETRHWLAVVPYWAAWPFETLLLPKRPIQRLPDLDGESSADLALALKKLTSRYDNLFQCSFPYSMGWHGAPFTDGDHAHWQLHAHFYPPLLRSATVRKFMVGYEMLAETQRDLTAEQAAERLRAVSENHFRQSGASI from the coding sequence ATGCAACCGTTTAATCCCGTCGATCATCCCCATCGACGTTATAATCCCTTGACCGGTCAATGGATCCTGGTTTCACCTCACCGGGCCAAGCGCCCCTGGCAAGGCCAGCAGGAAACGCCTTCAGCGCAAACCCTGCCGGCGCACGATCCGGACTGCTACCTTTGTCCGGGCAACACCCGCATTACCGGCGATCGTAATCCCGATTACCGCACCACGCACGTGTTTACCAACGATTTTGCCGCGCTTATGCCGGATACCCCCGACGCGCCGCCCAGCGATGATCCGCTGTTTCGTAGCCAAAGCGCCCGCGGTACCAGCCGGGTAATCTGCTTCTCTCCGGACCACAGTAAAACGCTTCCCGAGCTGTCGCTGCCGGCGCTTGAGGCGGTGATCGCCACCTGGCGCGAGCAAAGCGCGGAACTGGGTAACACCTATCCCTGGGTACAGGTGTTTGAGAACAAAGGCGCCGCCATGGGCTGCTCCAATCCCCATCCCCACGGGCAGATTTGGGCCAACAGTTTCCTGCCCAACGAAGCCGAACGCGAAGACCGTTTACAGCGAGAGTATTACCGGCAGCAGGGGTCCTCCCTGCTCTTGGACTATGCCGCCCGTGAGCTGGCCGACGGGGCGCGCACCGTAGTAGAGACGCGCCACTGGCTGGCGGTCGTGCCTTACTGGGCCGCGTGGCCGTTTGAAACGCTGCTGCTGCCCAAACGCCCTATTCAGCGCCTGCCCGATCTTGACGGCGAGTCAAGCGCCGACCTGGCGCTGGCCCTGAAAAAGCTCACCAGCCGCTACGACAACCTGTTCCAATGTTCTTTCCCTTACTCCATGGGCTGGCACGGCGCGCCCTTTACCGACGGCGACCATGCACATTGGCAATTACATGCGCATTTTTATCCGCCGCTGCTGCGCTCCGCCACGGTACGTAAATTTATGGTCGGCTATGAAATGCTGGCGGAAACCCAGCGCGATCTGACCGCGGAACAAGCCGCCGAACGCCTGCGCGCGGTCAGCGAAAATCATTTTCGGCAATCTGGAGCCTCAATATGA